TTTCTATTCTCATGGAATCTAACTTGTTTCCAATCAGTGGACTTCAGAGCTTGTTACCCACCTTGGAGTCATTTTAGTGAAAATAATGGCTCTAGGCCATCGGATCCTGTACAGCCTGTTCTTGATGTCCTCCCCCTTCAATGTTTAGCTCCATCTGGACCTCCTCCAAATATGAATGCTACTTCAACCACCAAAAGTGATGATTCTTCATCATCAGTTGAAATCAATCCTGGCCCTTCCTTTGGAGAACTTCCTGCTATGGTATTTCTTTCTTCCCTTCCAACCAATGAAGAGTGGAATAACATCATAACTGCCACTAAAAGTGGAGTGGCACTTACTGGAAGTGCTGCAATGGGAAAAGTTGGACCAGCCATAGGATCAGTGGACATTGGTGAATCTGAGGATGAATATTTATTTCGTGTTTCCCTCCCTGGTGCTGTTAGAGATGAAAGTAAGTTGCATTATTGGACTTTATCGTTATATGTTCATTAAAGTTGCATTAGTCATGTCTTTGTCATTATATGTTCATTATATTTTCTCAGAGATGAAAGTCTTAGAGAATCTTGCGCTccattgagtttttttttttttttttttttttttggggaatgTTAAGCATCTAGATTCATTTGCTACACAGGAAACTTAAAATAGTAACATATTTATTCATATGCAAGTGATTGTTTCTCTCAAACCAATATTTGGCATGGatcaaattattatttgttTATCAGGTTATCCAAACAATGAACAGCTATTCATCGTTTCATGTCCATTAATAACTGGCATCATTCAATTGAGTTTGTAGTTTGGCTTTTACGGCATTGTTGGTTTGATTTACTTTATCTTACAGCCATGTTACTTTGGCAGAGTGCGATtccattatttattatttataatGTACTTCCTTATATTTTAAGATCACATCTATTAAGTTACCTATTCTCCAGAAATCACCATAATACTATGTTTTTGCTTTGTCCTCATTTAACCATTATCATTCAAACACTGtgcctttttctcttctttttttatttttttaatctttgaaTATTCAGTCGGTAGAACTTTACTCTGACCAGTTCCTAGCTAGAAATTGTCTACCGGTTGTATGGTCTGTGTTAGTTCTTGAGCTGCTGCTAGCAGCTTTCCACCCtttttttgaattgaatttctgaatttgaCTAGTTGTTGCAAAGACTGAAATAGCTAATGCCATTATGTCCTGGACATCAAAGTGGTACCAGTTTATAATTTGAAGGATATGCTTGTGCTGACATGAAAAGAATTCCAGCCTTGGTAACTGGAAAATCTTAAGaatattttgctttagtttatGAGCTGTCTGTTTGACTAATTTAGAATATTTTTGCTCTATTGGTAATTTGTGTATGTTTGTCACTGGGATGCAGAAAATTTCACATGTGATGTTCAACATGATGGGGAAATAACAATAACAGGACTGACATCAACTGGAGAAAAAATGGTTCGGAGGGACTCCATGGTTTTTGAGATGCAAACACAAAATCTATGTCCACCCGGGGAATTTTCCATCTCATTCCAGCTACCAGGGCCAATTGATTATGAGAAACCAATTAAAGGTGTCTTTGGATCTGATGGAATTTTTGAAGCAACTGTTAAGAAAAGGCCATCAAAAGGACGAAGAGTGATATGAATCCTTCCAAATCTTGGCCAACGTACTATCTAGTTTGGCATCTCAGGTTCGATTAATTTATGTTGTTCGAAGCTTCATAGCATCTTTTGTTCTTGAACTAGGATTTAGTTAATGGGCGTGTTTTAATGCTTTTCAATCATCTAAGTCGTACTGTTTGCAGCTCAAGTTCATTAAGAGTGAGCCCTcgtggcttttttttttctctgaatTCGATCCTGCAGATTTGTAGTTGTCCGTGATATCTTCACCTCTGTATTCTAATTGTTTGGGATCTGTCATTAGCCTCCATCTTTCTGCCTTGAGGACTAGAGTTCTGGATTCTTTTTCTGAAACACCGATTATTGTTCTGTCTCTTGACAACTTTCCGTTTCATTTTACCTTTTTCACTTTGCAGGAAAATGAACCTGCTTTACTGATGGATAACAACATGGTTGATAGAAGCGATTAAGGTTATAAACAGGCAATTGATTACTGCAAGCTCACATCTGTTTTTGTTGTTCTACATTTTAAATACTCTACATTAGACAGCAAAGCCTCTTAGCTTCTTGAAACATTGTTAAATGCTGTTGTACTTTAGCTTCTTAAAACATTGTTAACTACCATTGTACTTTAGACCCTCTCATTTGTAGATTATCTTTTAGATATAAACTAGTCCAGACCTATCCATGTTCTTGCAGTTAGCACAATCTGGTAATTGCTTTCTCCACCATGCTTTCTGCCACTTTACACCATTGCAGATTGAATAATCTAAAAGGTACACTTgaattgaggaaaaaaaaaggaacaaaatgaaagaaaacgaGTTGTCAtagggaaaagaagaagaaagaatgaaaagcAATCTTTCAAAGAAAAGTTGTTACGTTTTCAATGAACATAAtttccaatcacttttttactgcacatacatcaaatcattatagtaatttttttataaaaaattcaaaaaaatacaatccaaataacaCATAAGTTTTCTCAAATTGGAACTCTCATATTCCGCTAAAACTACATCTCATCAAAACAAAATTTCCACAAAATAAAAGCTCTAAACTGCACAACTCCCATCCTCagaaaactcttccttttcttcttcttttactcAGAATCATAGTCCCAAAACTCTTGGCCCCTCCTGGAAAATCTTCTCTCCTCAAAACCAAACCTACCAGAAAAGCACAGCAACAAAAGCCCAAAGCCCAATCCTTGATCCCATTCCTCCAACCATCCACTGAAAGTCCAAACAATACCAAACCCAAAAACCCCAAGAAAAGATCAGCATCTAATTGTTTGCCCAAAACCAACCAAAACCCAATACCTGAAATTACCAAAATGGCCAAGAATTCCAAACtccttttcttcctccttcctCTTCCCCTTCCCCACCCATCAAAACCTCCCCATCCGGACCCTTTCCAGAAGGCCCGAAACCCACCACCTCCATTTGCACCGCCAATCCCAAATTCCCTGATCAAATAATCCAACGGCTCTGGTAAAATCTTGAGTCTTGATGCAATCTGATAGGCTGATTCAATCACCAACTTTCTTGATCTTGCAGACAAATGCTgccttttcttgtttcttgcaCATATAATCGATTTCTGGATCCGGGTTTCTTGGGAAAATGAGCGACAATGGCAAGGAGAATGTGAGACAAATGTGTATTGATCGAGTAAAAAATGGCTACTGGGGACAAAAATTGGACAGGGGTTCGTTGAACCGAGGCTTTGGGGTAGAAAAATTTCCATATTGCAATAGAATtgggagagagaaaagaaggctTTGAGATGAGAAGGTAACAGGATCTATGTTCGAAGCAAAAGGTGGAGAGAAAGATACCAGAGAAAATAAAAGAGACCGTTGCAGGTTTATGCTTTTCTCAGACTTgtggattttgaaaattttgatttacatTTTGCGAAATGTTTGAGGTGGAGCAAAATCAGCAGTAGGGTTTAATACATGGACCTAGTTTCTCTTGGGCCAAAGCCAAGATCACTTAAATGAATGTCTTGTATTGGCTTATGTGGCAGTGGATTTCATTAGTCCAGTCCAGAGATTAATTTAAAAAGAAATGCTAATTTCATACTGATATACATGGGGCTTTTACTTGGCCGAATACGCTTAACGTTGCCCAGCCACTTTCAGAATTGTTGAAGCAATGAAATTCTTTCACGAACAAAGCGAGTGTAACTGCGAAGGAAAGAGAGACGCACACTCCCTCCTTGTGATAGAGAGTGGCATAAGAAGAGGACAGAAGATTCGTTATATAGCAATATACTCTTTTTCTATGGTAGAAAGTGGTATAGAGAGTATGATAGAAAATTCGTTATGATATCATTGtatttaaatttggattgttCAATTACTAATGGAATAAGCACAAGTATTGTTTTTGCTTGAACATCTTGGTTCAAGTATAATTATCTTTAGATTTGACTTGTTAAATTGTAGTATTCGTTTACGTTTATGTTCATGGATAGTATGAATAAAtcatatttaaatttttcaTTGTTATTTTCCACCTCTGCTCAGCGTAAAGTACCTCCATTTGATTTGGTTTAGAACAAAtacaaactaaggaaaatgaagTCATAAACTAATATTCGAGCTCTTGTGATTAGTGATTCGCGATTAAGTAAATGGCCTTCCCAATTTTTGATCAATTTCTGGACTAGGACgcacaaaggaaaaagaagtgctccttcaaaaaataagaaaaaaaaaactctttcctGCGGATTATGAATGTGATACCCTGTCCCACATCAAAATAGTGAAGTGTTATAAACCAATACTTAATTAGAATCTAGGAAGCTCAAGTCCAACTTGGGATATTCATTTTGGACTAGTAAGAACAAAGTTCAAATAGTTGGACTTGACTATTGAAACTTTGGTTCCATTTTGGACTAATGAGCATGGAGCCTAAATAGTTGGACTTAACTGCTGAGACTTTGATTGTGTCATGGGCTCTGGGTGTGACAATGAAAactttgctttatttatttttttaatgggCTTCTTTTAAATTGTGTCTATTGCCTATTGGCTATTATGGCTATGCAGTTTTCAATCCACATATTGACTAGGCCAATAATTCATGAAAATTTTGTTGTAGGGAAAGAAACTGAAAATAAAAGTTAGCTTGACTAATTATTCTGTTGTATGAAAGGTCTAAAGATTCAACTGTGTCTTGGATTGGGATTTGCATCCACGCAAAGCCTAAAAAAAGAAGGGTGAATGAGATTCCCCGTCACACATCGGAATAGTGATGTGTTATAAACCTCTATTTATATAGAGTCTAAACATTCAAATCTAACTTGGAATATCCATTTTGGGCTAGAGAGGATAGAGCCTAAATAGTTGAACTTGGCTGTTGAGACTTTGGTTGCATCATGGGCTTGCGAGCCTGGGGCGTGACAATAAAaactttaatttatttttttaaagggTTTCTTTTAAATGACGTCTATTACCTGTTGGCTATTATGGCTATGTAGTTTTCAATCTACGTTTTGACTAGGCCAATAATTCATGAAATTTTTGTTGTATGGAAAGAAACTGAAATTAAAAATTAGTTGACTAATTATTCTGTTGTATAAAAGGTCTAAAAACTCAAGTCTAACTTGGGATATCTATTTTTGGCTAGCGAGAATGGAACCCAAATAGTTGGATTTGGCTGCTAAGACTTTGATTGCTTTATAGGCATATGGGCTCGGTGCGTGACAATGAAAActttggtttattttttttaatgggcTTCTTTTAAATGACGTCTATTTCCTATTGGCTATTATGGCTAGGTAGTTTTCAATCCACATTTTGACTAGGCCAATAATTCATAAAAATTTTGTTGTATGGAAAGAAACTGAAAATAAAAGTCAGCTTGACTAATTATTCTATTGTATGAAAAGTCTAAAAATTCAACAGTGTCTGGCATCTAACAATTATCATGGCAACTAGATATCTTACATATGTAAAACCTAAAGGCACGTTCGTGGTCTAGTCTTTTAATAGAATTTTAGTTAAATTTTGTTCATTTACAGTTTTCAAGTTGGAATATCTCAACCTTAATCATCAAGGCTAGTTCGTGGCTAGATGCAACCTTGGTTCATGTCTTGGATATTTTTATAATCCAGGCAAAATGAGGAGTTCCATATAGTTTATACTAATAAGGCAGTACAAATACTAATTTTTATTGAAGGTCGTGAGCCAAAAGTATTATCAAAACCATAAAACATTGAAGAACAGAAGATGCTGTAAAGAAAAAGAGTAGAAAATGAAGATCTATGGAAGCAAAATAGTATGCTTAAGAAAGGAATTTCCTCATTGAAATATAATATGCTTAAAATCATGAACCAACTTACTATATTTAAGTACCTCTCTTATCTGTCTCTAGAAAAATTTCAAGGCATCTAGAGAAATCCCAAAGGTATTATTATAATTTATCTTATCAGATACAAAGATGGAAACTAAAGATTTGCTTCATGGCCATGAGCATCTGCTGATACTCAAAGATGACGATATGAAGAATCAGAGGAAAGATGACGAAAAATCACTACGAAGTTGTTTTGCATGCAGAAAGGGAGTGTTTGAGTTACCTACATATTTCTGCAGTAAGTGTGATATCTTCCTCCATAGAAAGTGTGCAAAATTGCCTCCGCATGTTGCACAT
This portion of the Coffea arabica cultivar ET-39 chromosome 2e, Coffea Arabica ET-39 HiFi, whole genome shotgun sequence genome encodes:
- the LOC113732802 gene encoding alpha-crystallin domain-containing protein 22.3-like isoform X1; protein product: MCVSMLVLFQIFFTFYSRLKCLYRTRFSYIVFLFSWNLTCFQSVDFRACYPPWSHFSENNGSRPSDPVQPVLDVLPLQCLAPSGPPPNMNATSTTKSDDSSSSVEINPGPSFGELPAMVFLSSLPTNEEWNNIITATKSGVALTGSAAMGKVGPAIGSVDIGESEDEYLFRVSLPGAVRDEKNFTCDVQHDGEITITGLTSTGEKMVRRDSMVFEMQTQNLCPPGEFSISFQLPGPIDYEKPIKGVFGSDGIFEATVKKRPSKGRRVI
- the LOC113732802 gene encoding alpha-crystallin domain-containing protein 22.3-like isoform X2, with the translated sequence MSSSVKGQDVLQSHHVDFRACYPPWSHFSENNGSRPSDPVQPVLDVLPLQCLAPSGPPPNMNATSTTKSDDSSSSVEINPGPSFGELPAMVFLSSLPTNEEWNNIITATKSGVALTGSAAMGKVGPAIGSVDIGESEDEYLFRVSLPGAVRDEKNFTCDVQHDGEITITGLTSTGEKMVRRDSMVFEMQTQNLCPPGEFSISFQLPGPIDYEKPIKGVFGSDGIFEATVKKRPSKGRRVI
- the LOC113732802 gene encoding alpha-crystallin domain-containing protein 22.3-like isoform X4, with the protein product MASNNRACYPPWSHFSENNGSRPSDPVQPVLDVLPLQCLAPSGPPPNMNATSTTKSDDSSSSVEINPGPSFGELPAMVFLSSLPTNEEWNNIITATKSGVALTGSAAMGKVGPAIGSVDIGESEDEYLFRVSLPGAVRDEKNFTCDVQHDGEITITGLTSTGEKMVRRDSMVFEMQTQNLCPPGEFSISFQLPGPIDYEKPIKGVFGSDGIFEATVKKRPSKGRRVI
- the LOC113732802 gene encoding alpha-crystallin domain-containing protein 22.3-like isoform X3; its protein translation is MNIFLSFSIFLQASIACYPPWSHFSENNGSRPSDPVQPVLDVLPLQCLAPSGPPPNMNATSTTKSDDSSSSVEINPGPSFGELPAMVFLSSLPTNEEWNNIITATKSGVALTGSAAMGKVGPAIGSVDIGESEDEYLFRVSLPGAVRDEKNFTCDVQHDGEITITGLTSTGEKMVRRDSMVFEMQTQNLCPPGEFSISFQLPGPIDYEKPIKGVFGSDGIFEATVKKRPSKGRRVI